Proteins from a single region of Lentimicrobium saccharophilum:
- the prfA gene encoding peptide chain release factor 1: MLDKLQAIYKRYLDIEKQMNEPAVMADMKAYIKLSKDYKELQPIIVAYKEYETVLANIESAKEILYNEKDEEFRAMAKEELNTLTETRDTMEEDIRLMLIPSDPQDGKNAVVEIRAGTGGDEASIFAGDLYRMYTKYCETKGWKIELVDFTDGTAGGYKEIIVNISGENVYGQMKYESGVHRVQRVPQTETQGRVHTSAASVVVLPEADEFDIDLKPSDIRKDLYCSSGPGGQSVNTTYSAVRLTHIPTGITVAIQDQKSQLKNYDKALTILRTRLFELEYQKYLDEISKKRKTMVSTGDRSAKIRTYNYPQSRITDHRINMTVYNLPTFMDGDIQDMIDALQLAENAERLKEAVG; this comes from the coding sequence ATGCTCGATAAGCTTCAGGCCATATATAAACGTTACCTGGATATTGAAAAACAGATGAATGAACCGGCCGTTATGGCCGATATGAAGGCGTATATTAAACTCAGCAAAGATTACAAGGAGTTGCAGCCGATTATCGTCGCGTATAAGGAATACGAAACGGTACTGGCCAATATCGAATCGGCAAAGGAAATCCTCTACAACGAGAAAGACGAGGAATTCAGGGCGATGGCCAAGGAGGAGCTGAATACGCTGACCGAAACCCGCGACACGATGGAAGAAGACATCCGCCTGATGCTGATTCCTTCCGATCCGCAGGACGGTAAGAATGCCGTGGTGGAAATCCGTGCCGGCACCGGCGGTGACGAAGCAAGTATCTTTGCCGGAGACCTTTACAGAATGTACACCAAATACTGTGAAACCAAGGGCTGGAAAATCGAACTGGTAGACTTCACTGATGGAACGGCCGGAGGATATAAGGAGATTATCGTGAATATTTCCGGGGAAAACGTTTACGGTCAGATGAAATATGAATCCGGGGTCCACCGTGTGCAGCGCGTACCGCAAACTGAAACACAGGGAAGGGTGCATACCTCCGCGGCATCGGTGGTGGTGCTTCCGGAAGCCGACGAGTTCGACATTGACCTTAAACCCAGCGATATCCGCAAGGATCTTTACTGCTCTTCGGGACCCGGCGGACAATCTGTCAATACCACTTACTCTGCCGTAAGGCTTACCCACATCCCCACCGGAATCACCGTTGCCATTCAGGATCAGAAATCGCAGCTCAAGAATTACGACAAAGCCCTGACGATCCTCAGGACCCGGCTTTTCGAACTTGAGTACCAGAAGTACCTCGACGAGATTTCCAAAAAGAGGAAGACCATGGTTTCCACCGGAGACCGTTCTGCTAAAATCAGAACCTATAATTATCCCCAGAGCCGCATTACCGACCACCGGATCAACATGACCGTGTACAATCTGCCCACCTTTATGGACGGCGATATCCAGGACATGATCGATGCGCTGCAACTGGCCGAAAATGCTGAACGCCTGAAGGAAGCGGTGGGTTAA
- the pyrF gene encoding orotidine-5'-phosphate decarboxylase yields MNREQLINLIRQKQSFLCVGLDSDMDKIPAHLRNTADPIYEFNRQIIDATLPYAVAYKPNLAFYESRGIPGLNSLYKTMAYLESFRDQCFTIADAKRGDIGNTSTQYAKAFFGKQDSGLDFDAVTVAPYMGEDSVKPFLAFENKWVILLALTSNKGASDFQLTEDRQGEKLFSRVLSTSAGWGNAGNMMFVVGATRAEMLAEVRKIVPEHFLLVPGVGAQGGSLQEVAKYGLNKDCGLLVNASRSIIYASGSTDFASKAAEEAKAMQKEMAGLLV; encoded by the coding sequence ATGAACCGCGAACAACTTATCAACCTGATCCGGCAAAAACAATCCTTTCTGTGTGTCGGACTCGACAGCGACATGGACAAAATTCCTGCTCACCTTAGGAATACAGCTGACCCCATCTACGAATTTAACCGGCAGATCATCGATGCGACCCTGCCCTACGCGGTTGCATACAAACCTAACCTTGCCTTTTATGAGTCGCGCGGTATTCCGGGGCTCAACAGCCTTTACAAAACCATGGCTTACCTGGAATCCTTCAGGGACCAGTGTTTCACCATCGCCGACGCCAAAAGGGGCGATATCGGGAACACCTCGACCCAGTATGCCAAAGCGTTTTTCGGCAAACAGGACTCAGGACTTGATTTTGACGCGGTGACCGTCGCTCCCTACATGGGCGAAGATTCCGTCAAACCCTTTCTGGCATTTGAAAACAAATGGGTGATTCTGCTGGCACTTACCTCCAACAAGGGAGCTTCAGATTTTCAGCTTACGGAAGACAGGCAGGGAGAAAAACTGTTCTCCAGGGTGCTTTCCACATCAGCAGGCTGGGGAAATGCGGGCAATATGATGTTTGTGGTTGGCGCCACCCGCGCTGAGATGCTGGCAGAAGTAAGAAAAATTGTTCCGGAGCACTTTCTGCTGGTGCCCGGTGTCGGCGCCCAGGGCGGCAGCCTTCAGGAGGTGGCAAAATACGGACTCAACAAAGATTGCGGATTGCTGGTAAATGCCTCACGGAGCATTATTTATGCCTCCGGAAGCACCGATTTTGCCTCCAAAGCCGCTGAGGAGGCCAAAGCCATGCAGAAAGAAATGGCCGGCTTGCTGGTATAA